In Streptomyces sp. NBC_00704, a genomic segment contains:
- the dapF gene encoding diaminopimelate epimerase yields MSTRIAFLKGHGTENDFVIVPDPDNAVDLPPAAVAALCDRRAGIGGDGLLHVVRSAAHPEAKDMAARAEWFMDYRNGDGSVAEMCGNGVRVFARYLQHAGLVAEGDLTVATRGGVKRVHLAKDGDVTVGMGRALLPAGDVTVSVGGRSWPARNVNMGNPHAVAFVDDLAHAGDLNAPPPVAPASAYPDGVNVEFVVDRGPRHVALRVHERGSGETRSCGTGACAVAVAAARRDGADPTATGTPATYTVDVPGGRLVITELPDGEIEMTGPAVIVATGEIESEWLETVSR; encoded by the coding sequence ATGAGCACGCGGATCGCCTTCCTCAAGGGGCACGGCACCGAGAACGACTTCGTGATCGTTCCGGACCCCGACAATGCCGTCGACCTCCCCCCGGCCGCCGTCGCGGCCCTGTGCGACCGGCGCGCGGGCATCGGCGGCGACGGTCTGCTGCACGTCGTGCGGTCGGCCGCGCACCCCGAGGCGAAGGACATGGCGGCCCGGGCGGAGTGGTTCATGGACTACCGCAACGGCGACGGTTCGGTCGCCGAGATGTGCGGCAACGGGGTCCGCGTCTTCGCCCGCTACCTCCAGCACGCCGGGCTCGTCGCCGAGGGCGATCTGACGGTCGCCACGCGTGGGGGCGTCAAGCGCGTGCACCTCGCCAAGGACGGGGACGTCACCGTCGGCATGGGCAGGGCCCTCCTCCCCGCCGGAGACGTCACGGTGAGCGTGGGCGGGCGCAGCTGGCCCGCACGCAACGTCAACATGGGCAACCCGCACGCCGTCGCCTTCGTCGACGACCTCGCGCACGCCGGCGACCTGAACGCGCCGCCGCCCGTCGCTCCGGCCTCCGCATACCCGGACGGGGTCAACGTGGAGTTCGTCGTCGACCGCGGCCCGCGGCACGTCGCCCTGCGCGTGCACGAGCGCGGGTCCGGCGAGACCCGCTCGTGCGGCACGGGCGCGTGCGCCGTCGCCGTGGCGGCCGCGCGCAGGGACGGCGCCGACCCGACGGCCACCGGGACGCCGGCCACGTACACCGTCGACGTGCCCGGCGGACGCCTGGTGATCACCGAGCTGCCGGACGGTGAGATCGAGATGACCGGCCCCGCAGTGATCGTCGCCACAGGGGAGATCGAGTCCGAGTGGCTGGAAACAGTCAGTCGCTGA